A region of Arabidopsis thaliana chromosome 5, partial sequence DNA encodes the following proteins:
- the SAC51 gene encoding transcription factor SAC51 (SUPPRESSOR OF ACAULIS 51 (SAC51); BEST Arabidopsis thaliana protein match is: sequence-specific DNA binding transcription factors;transcription regulators (TAIR:AT5G09460.1); Has 1807 Blast hits to 1807 proteins in 277 species: Archae - 0; Bacteria - 0; Metazoa - 736; Fungi - 347; Plants - 385; Viruses - 0; Other Eukaryotes - 339 (source: NCBI BLink).) — MPLDKRQRDLPLGLSPQACFKDIVGRSVLPRIPLPELGKLYAAKLQARCLQPPPFQSLLCSHDKESYGKRFSRSDMRSWCAAATTTTTPLGALESSQKRLLIFDQSGDQTRLLQCPFPLRFPSHAAAEPVKLSELQGIEKAFKEDGEEFHKSDGTESEMHEDTEEINALLYSDDDYDDDCESDDEVMSTGHSPYPNEGVCNKRELEEIDGPCKRQKLLDKVNNISDLSSLVGTESSTQLNGSSFLKDKKLPESKTISTKEDTGSGLSNEQSKKDKIRTALKILESVVPGAKGNEALLLLDEAIDYLKLLKRDLISTEVKNQSSTTHKSPILLLKETTWGTRNLQTDKA; from the coding sequence ATGCCTCTGGATAAGAGGCAACGGGATTTGCCTCTGGGCTTAAGTCCTCAAGCTTGCTTCAAGGATATAGTAGGTCGGTCTGTCCTTCCTAGAATTCCTCTCCCTGAGCTTGGGAAACTATATGCAGCTAAGCTTCAGGCTCGCTGTTTGCAGCCACCACCATTCCAGTCTTTGCTGTGCAGTCATGATAAGGAGTCTTATGGAAAAAGATTCTCACGGTCTGACATGCGGTCTTGGTGCGCTGctgctactactactactactccACTTGGAGCATTAGAGTCTTCTCAGAAAAGACTTTTGATATTCGATCAGTCAGGAGACCAGACTCGTCTATTACAATGTCCATTTCCTCTACGGTTTCCATCTCATGCGGCTGCAGAACCAGTGAAACTCTCTGAGTTACAAGGTATAGAGAAAGCTTTCaaagaagatggtgaagagTTTCACAAGAGTGATGGAACAGAGTCAGAAATGCATGAAGACACTGAGGAGATCAATGCATTGCTATATtcagatgatgattatgatgatgattgcgagagtgatgatgaagtAATGAGCACTGGTCACTCTCCTTATCCAAATGAAGGAGTTTGCAACAAAAGGGAATTAGAAGAAATCGATGGTCCTTGTAAAAGGCAGAAACTACTGGATAAGGTCAACAACATCAGCGACTTATCATCACTTGTGGGCACTGAGAGCTCCACACAACTCAATGGATCTTCCTTTCTTAAGGACAAAAAGCTCCCTGAATCAAAAACCATATCGACCAAAGAGGACACTGGTTCTGGTCTGAGCAACGAGCAGTCGAAGAAAGACAAGATCCGCACAGCTCTGAAAATACTCGAGAGCGTAGTCCCTGGTGCAAAAGGAAACGAAGCGCTCTTACTTCTGGACGAAGCAATTGATTACCTAAAGTTGCTGAAACGAGACTTAATCTCCACAGAGGTTAAGAACCAAAGCTCCACCACTCACAAGTCACCAATCTTGTTGCTTAAAGAGACAACATGGGGAACAAGAAATCTGCAGACAGATAAGGCGTGA
- the FKBP12 gene encoding FK506-binding protein 12 (FK506-binding protein 12 (FKBP12); FUNCTIONS IN: FK506 binding, peptidyl-prolyl cis-trans isomerase activity; INVOLVED IN: protein folding; LOCATED IN: chloroplast thylakoid lumen; EXPRESSED IN: 24 plant structures; EXPRESSED DURING: 14 growth stages; CONTAINS InterPro DOMAIN/s: Peptidyl-prolyl cis-trans isomerase, FKBP-type (InterPro:IPR001179); BEST Arabidopsis thaliana protein match is: FKBP-like peptidyl-prolyl cis-trans isomerase family protein (TAIR:AT3G55520.1); Has 1807 Blast hits to 1807 proteins in 277 species: Archae - 0; Bacteria - 0; Metazoa - 736; Fungi - 347; Plants - 385; Viruses - 0; Other Eukaryotes - 339 (source: NCBI BLink).), with product MGVEKQVIRPGNGPKPAPGQTVTVHCTGFGKDGDLSQKFWSTKDEGQKPFSFQIGKGAVIKGWDEGVIGMQIGEVARLRCSSDYAYGAGGFPAWGIQPNSVLDFEIEVLSVQ from the exons ATGGGTGTGGAGAAGCAAGTCATCAGACCCGGCAACGGTCCCAAACCCGCTCCGGGCCAAACCGTCACCGTCCATTGCACCGGATTCG gGAAAGATGGTGATCTATCCCAGAAGTTCTGGAG TACAAAGGACGAGGGACAAAAACCTTTCTCGTTCCAAATCGGTAAAGGTGCTGTGATCAAAG GATGGGATGAAGGCGTTATCGGAATGCAAATTGGAGAGGTTGCTCGCTTGCGG TGCTCATCGGATTACGCATATGGCGCTGGTGGATTTCCGGCATGGGGGATCCAGCCAAACTCTGTTCTCGACTTTGAAATCGAAGTACTGAGCGTGCAGTAA